A genomic stretch from Desulfurococcaceae archaeon MEX13E-LK6-19 includes:
- the cca gene encoding CCA tRNA nucleotidyltransferase — protein sequence MSAEELSELEKNILKKIKPSLEEYKKIHSIYDKIKSILEETLREHGVEAEPSLQGSIAKDTWLSGERDLDVFVLFPSNWSREDIEEKGFTILLEAAKKIGSYQVRYAEHPYVRVFIDDVEADIVPAIKITDTKDIRTAVDRTPFHTKYVLENLPPDKRDHVRLLKKFMKNIGVYGAEVKVKGFSGYFTEILVITYGSFRKVLEAASKWRPPVFINTIGKTNGQDIKKIFSRLKRKYPDAVIYAPDPVDPERNVAASVSLKSLAIFSLASRCYLMNPSEEFFFEKQDTVPYSDLIVELDSSERELLFLLFPITKDLPPDVLWGEIDRIRDRLVKLLENYGFEVIYSSTWSNEKNLAIIGVELERIRAPLLKYYEGPPYHITNRAESFIRKHLNKAVAGPWITEDGILAALSPRRYSYVLDILVERIMEYNVAPDFKKTMPIITTIEGLYVLASRDKGVLKWLTKIVLRKSNWMKYCIL from the coding sequence ATGTCTGCCGAAGAATTAAGCGAGTTAGAGAAAAACATTCTAAAGAAGATAAAGCCTTCACTAGAAGAATACAAGAAAATACATAGTATTTACGATAAAATAAAGTCTATTCTAGAGGAAACCCTCAGAGAACATGGTGTCGAAGCAGAGCCTTCTCTTCAAGGCAGTATCGCTAAAGACACTTGGCTCAGCGGTGAACGTGATCTTGATGTCTTTGTATTATTTCCCAGCAATTGGAGTAGAGAAGATATTGAAGAGAAGGGGTTTACCATACTACTCGAGGCCGCAAAGAAGATAGGTTCCTATCAAGTCCGTTATGCTGAACATCCTTATGTACGTGTTTTCATTGACGACGTAGAAGCCGATATTGTCCCAGCAATCAAGATAACTGATACCAAGGATATACGAACAGCCGTAGATAGAACGCCCTTCCACACAAAATACGTTCTAGAGAATTTACCGCCAGACAAAAGAGATCATGTCCGTCTCCTGAAGAAGTTCATGAAGAACATAGGTGTCTATGGTGCTGAAGTTAAGGTAAAAGGTTTCTCTGGATACTTCACAGAAATCCTAGTCATAACATATGGTAGTTTCAGGAAAGTACTCGAAGCCGCATCAAAGTGGAGACCCCCCGTATTCATAAACACTATTGGAAAAACTAATGGTCAAGACATTAAAAAGATCTTTTCTAGACTAAAGAGGAAATATCCTGACGCAGTAATTTACGCACCTGATCCTGTTGATCCTGAAAGAAATGTTGCCGCATCTGTATCACTTAAGTCGCTAGCTATATTCTCTCTAGCCTCTCGTTGCTACTTAATGAACCCTAGTGAAGAGTTCTTTTTCGAAAAACAAGATACTGTTCCATATAGTGATCTCATAGTGGAGCTGGATAGCAGTGAAAGGGAATTGCTGTTTTTACTATTTCCTATTACAAAGGATCTTCCTCCAGATGTTTTGTGGGGTGAAATAGATAGGATTAGGGATAGACTAGTCAAGCTCCTTGAAAACTATGGATTTGAAGTAATTTATTCTTCTACCTGGAGTAACGAGAAGAACCTCGCAATAATAGGTGTTGAACTAGAGAGAATACGTGCCCCACTACTTAAGTACTACGAAGGGCCGCCATACCATATTACTAATAGAGCCGAGAGCTTCATACGAAAACACCTAAACAAAGCCGTAGCAGGTCCATGGATTACTGAAGACGGAATTCTTGCTGCCCTGTCTCCCCGTAGATACTCTTATGTCCTAGACATACTTGTGGAGAGAATTATGGAGTACAATGTTGCACCTGATTTCAAGAAGACCATGCCAATCATAACAACGATTGAAGGATTATATGTTCTAGCATCAAGAGACAAGGGTGTATTGAAATGGTTGACAAAGATTGTTCTACGGAAAAGCAACTGGATGAAGTACTGCATACTCTAG